In Hoplias malabaricus isolate fHopMal1 chromosome 6, fHopMal1.hap1, whole genome shotgun sequence, a single window of DNA contains:
- the mturn gene encoding maturin, with protein MEFKQLVDTAEKWCSGNPFELIFAEEVDERRLDFYAEPGISFYVLCPDGTSGGSDNFHVWSESEDCLPFLQLAQDYISSCGNKTLLEVLEKVFRSFRPLLGLPDIDDDTYEQYHADVEEEAETDHQQMGVSQQ; from the exons ATGGAGTTCAAGCAGCTGGTGGACACGGCGGAGAAATGGTGCTCCGGGAACCCGTTCGAGCTCATCTTCGCGGAGGAGGTGGACGAGAGGCGGCTGGACTTCTACGCCGAGCCCGGCATCTCCTTCTACGTGCTCTGCCCCGACGGCACGAGCGGAGGTAGCGACAACTTT CATGTGtggagtgagagtgaagacTGCTTGCCGTTCCTGCAGCTGGCCCAGGACTATATCTCCTCCTGTGGAAACAAAACCCTGCTGGAGGTCCTTGAAAAAGTCTTCAGATCTTTTAGACCT CTCCTGGGTCTTCCAGACATTGACGATGACACATATGAGCAGTACCATGCAGATGTGGAGGAGGAAGCAGAGACAGACCACCAGCAAATGGGCGTTAGCCAGCAATAA